One window of Phalacrocorax carbo chromosome 1, bPhaCar2.1, whole genome shotgun sequence genomic DNA carries:
- the DDIAS gene encoding DNA damage-induced apoptosis suppressor protein — protein MNSVRGLLAASVISVQNSCFTYPACQKCFSRLILDSRRFNCLKCGCTGEAKDASYRYRLALRIADTKDLFDITVFGSCLDPFFGVTAENLQRCIQDFNQLSGETNAEACPGVLVQAVEACFIGKRFIFGVKDFAREDRGHSAANSILQNRSRINRSTKNLTACQIFLPNAAVTGFTVISYFHRLLQSAEFRSCNNSSYLPDASSAPIDEPVSELSSLSSLSRSSCFVQSHGRESFLGSWQQSFSLTSSVAGVTVEDFPTLEVGKLVSEQHDQEGWAVSAESCSVSLNNQTLWDSQFCSSAVKERDKEEDNELSSQPGRTDSTSATDKLERIFSSKTEPSHGNSSRLLQHPLESGVKSIYPKTNSRDYSYPEKSHNSLFYKRDPSASDHVNVAGVSQTDSVLWDDLPFSESLNEFLARLEDGKSGVTSPSLEAGKHALLESNKLGVNPNKSYPRQILVAGDSPKTSLSGRYLPPAENDSCENISFACFQLNAKSPSDEVSQCESSSNALSSTDKECGASCFAPNPHLLILSQSLPVTSEPSASESRDVQSKEANIDISKSAWSFISLQPTAEHRETSCLKMSKGATCLFSAYYSCFSGCTDKENSSTPSQRTDLMCTGGWDSDPATPSSTRRISKGELKPLTELSENTFKSVNRREMLWNSILPEGSYNASADLFDESAREVAKPVEFFNKSCNSLIQEDIVTEKVTAPELVLYPGDVPCNSSKWSSSLHQSPPVFSQHSTPVTRSSCESEGNSVSAQDFVPYSQSTPLTKPCQKLWPVEESNSLVPIFTPKNPAKIHSKCKRSRSSFQNVLLQQLTGRLRKRQRPGNGENKDSNSAVSQQFLSSQLSASLEEWVPPSANKRLKPTASLRFKTGARATDLQLTCGHAGRNPVSESKEKSEDYMCSRNERLNPGNRAGILTTPVSAGITKALFLNDTILETCSPSEDKNLLSSANYSGGVLEGAAAWSPELFFQAQSPFSNKPKH, from the exons GTGTATTCAAGACTTCAATCAGCTGTCAGGAGAAACCAACGCAGAGGCCTGTCCAGGAGTGTTAGTTCAAGCAGTGGAAGCCTGTTTCATTGGAAAAAGATTTATATTTGGAGTGAAG gaTTTTGCAAGGGAAGATAGAGGGCATTCTGCTGCCAACAGCATCTTGCAAAACCGTTCCAGAATTAATAGAAGTACAAAAAACCTTACAGCTTGCCAGATCTTCCTGCCAAATGCTGCTGTTACTGGCTTCACCGTTATCAGCTACTTCCATCGGCTCCTACAGTCGGCAGAATTCAGGAGCTGTAATAACAGCTCATACTTACCTGATGCGTCTTCAGCTCCAATAGATGAACCTGTCAGTGAGCTCAGCAGCTTGTCTAGCCTCAGCAGAAGCTCCTGTTTTGTTCAGTCTCATGGCAGAGAAAGTTTTTTAGGGTCCTGGCAGCAGTCCTTCAGCCTGACTTCATCTGTTGCTGGGGTGACAGTGGAAGACTTTCCCACTCTGGAAGTGGGAAAGCTGGTAAGTGAACAGCATGACCAAGAGGGGTGGGCTGTGTCTGCAGAATCATGCAGTGTAAGCCTCAACAATCAAACTCTTTGGGATTCACAgttttgcagctctgctgtgaaGGAAAGGGATAAAGAGGAGGATAATGAATTGAGTTCACAGCCCGGTCGGACTGACAGTACCTCTGCAACTGATAAATTAGAGAGAATATTCTCTTCAAAGACTGAGCCATCACATGGAAACAGTTCCAGGTTGTTACAGCATCCCTTGGAATCTGGGGTAAAAAGCATTTACCCAAAGACTAATAGTAGAGATTATTCTTACCCAGAAAAATCCCACAACTCCCTTTTTTACAAGAGAGATCCCTCAGCTTCTGACCATGTAAATGTAGCTGGAGTATCTCAGACAGACTCAGTGCTTTGGGATGATCTCCCATTCTCAGAAAGCCTAAATGAATTTTTAGCCAGATTAGAAGATGGTAAGAGTGGTGTAACATCACCCAGCCTTGAGGCAGGCAAACATGCCCTTCTTGAAAGTAACAAGTTGGGTGTAAATCCTAACAAATCGTATCCCAGGCAAATCCTAGTAGCTGGTGATTCACCTAAAACGAGCCTCTCGGGGAGGTACTTGCCACCAGCAGAGAATGATAGCTGTGAGAACATATCgtttgcttgttttcagttGAATGCAAAGTCTCCAAGCGATGAGGTGTCACAATGTGAGTCTTCCTCTAATGCTTTATCTTCAACTGACAAGGAATGTGGAGCATCTTGCTTTGCACCTAACCCTCATCTACTTATTCTGTCACAGTCCTTGCCGGTTACATCAGAGCCTTCTGCTTCCGAGAGCAGAGATGTGCAGTCCAAAGAAGCAAATATTGACATTTCAAAGTCAGCTTGGTCTTTTATTAGTCTGCAGCCTACTGCTGAACACAGAGAAACCTCCTGTTTAAAAATGAGCAAGGGAGCTACCTGTCTGTTTTCTGCATATTATAGCTGTTTCTCTGGTTGTACAGATAAAGAAAATTCTTCTACGCCAAGCCAAAGGACAGATCTTATGTGCACAGGGGGATGGGACTCTGATCCAGCAACTCCCAGCAGCACAAGAAGAATATCTAAAGGAGAATTAAAACCGTTGACAGAACTGTCAGAAAATACCTTCAAAAGTGTTAATAGGAGAGAGATGCTATGGAACAGTATCCTCCCTGAAGGCAGCTACAATGCTTCTGCTGATCTCTTTGATGAAAGCGCAAGAGAGGTAGCAAAACCTGTAGAATTCTTCAATAAATCCTGTAATTCTTTAATACAGGAAGATATTGTGACAGAAAAGGTCACAGCTCCTGAATTGGTGCTTTATCCTGGAGATGTTCCCTGTAACAGTTCAAAATGGAGCTCATCCCTACACCAGTCCCCTCCTGTTTTCAGTCAGCACAGTACACCAGTAACTCGCTCCTCCTGTGAGTCCGAGGGCAATTCAGTCAGCGCTCAAGACTTTGTTCCTTATTCACAGTCAACTCCTTTGACAAAACCTTGCCAGAAACTGTGGCCTGTTGAGGAAAGCAACTCTTTAGTCCCTATCTTCACCCCTAAAAATCCCGCTAAAATCCATTCCAAATGCAAGCGATCCAGGTCTTCCTTTCAAAATGTTCTGTTGCAGCAGCTCACTGGCAGGTTAAGGAAACGGCAAAGGCCAGGTAACGGGGAAAACAAAGACAGTAACAGCGCTGTTTCACAGCAGTTCCTCAGCAGCCAGCTGTCTGCCAGCTTGGAGGAGTGGGTCCCTCCATCTGCAAACAAAAGGCTGAAACCAACAGCATCTTTACGCTTTAAAACAGGTGCCCGGGCTACTGACTTGCAGTTGACCTGTGGGCATGCGGGCAGGAACCCTGTttctgagagcaaagagaagagTGAAGATTATATGTGCTCCAGAAATGAGAGATTAAACCCTGGGAATAGAGCTGGGATTCTAACAACTCCTGTATCTGCAGGCATCACCAAGGCCTTGTTTTTAAATGATACAATCCTGGAAACTTGTTCCCCTTCAGAAGACAAGAATCTCCTCTCAAGTGCAAATTACTCAGGGGGTGTTTTGGAGGGGGCAGCTGCCTGGTCTCCTGAGTTGTTCTTCCAAGCGCAGAGCCCTTTTTCCAATAAGCCTAAACACTGA